The Gordonibacter urolithinfaciens genome contains a region encoding:
- a CDS encoding helix-turn-helix transcriptional regulator, producing MSFRENMQHLRATRNMTQEQFAMLLGVSRQSVSKWEAERAYPEMDKLLRMCALFECTLDELVCGDLTGRAAAEASSVPAGKPQDVTGYDQTMRTFAWKLPLGIAVVILGAALALLLSDPALMPMLEVRNFATVLVFVGAAAGLALILPASFERSAFRKAHPFVGDFYTADQKTQARATLSTGLVAGIALILAGMAATIVLQADVWLASAVFFACAAAGVFVIVRSCLLGSRCNLARYNRRSLGGISEEQIEAMDDDLAERARRAKRESGTYAAVMCVATAVGLVLAFTPAAAFFLLAWPVGGIVCAAIKAFRSSRSSR from the coding sequence ATGAGCTTTCGCGAAAACATGCAGCACCTGCGCGCCACGCGCAACATGACGCAGGAGCAGTTTGCCATGCTGCTGGGCGTTAGCCGCCAATCGGTGTCGAAATGGGAGGCCGAGCGCGCGTACCCGGAGATGGACAAGCTGCTGCGCATGTGCGCCCTGTTCGAATGCACGCTCGACGAGCTGGTGTGCGGCGACCTGACCGGGCGGGCGGCCGCCGAGGCCTCCAGCGTGCCGGCGGGGAAGCCCCAGGACGTGACCGGCTACGACCAGACTATGCGCACGTTCGCGTGGAAGCTCCCTCTCGGCATCGCCGTCGTCATCCTGGGCGCCGCGCTGGCGTTGCTGCTGTCCGATCCCGCGCTCATGCCGATGCTTGAGGTGCGGAACTTCGCAACCGTGCTCGTGTTCGTCGGCGCGGCCGCCGGGCTCGCGCTCATCCTTCCCGCGTCGTTCGAGCGCAGCGCGTTCCGCAAGGCGCACCCCTTCGTCGGAGACTTCTACACGGCCGACCAGAAAACACAAGCCCGAGCGACCCTTTCGACGGGCCTCGTGGCGGGCATCGCCCTCATCTTGGCGGGGATGGCTGCGACCATCGTGCTGCAGGCGGACGTGTGGCTTGCAAGCGCGGTGTTCTTCGCCTGCGCCGCGGCTGGCGTGTTCGTCATCGTGCGCAGCTGCCTGCTGGGCTCGCGCTGCAACCTCGCGCGCTACAACCGCAGATCGCTCGGAGGCATAAGCGAGGAGCAGATCGAGGCCATGGACGACGACCTCGCCGAGCGCGCCCGCCGTGCGAAGCGCGAGAGCGGCACCTACGCTGCCGTCATGTGCGTGGCGACGGCGGTCGGCCTCGTGCTGGCGTTCACGCCCGCGGCGGCCTTCTTCCTGCTGGCGTGGCCCGTCGGCGGCATCGTGTGCGCCGCGATCAAGGCGTTCCGTTCCTCGCGGAGCAGCCGCTAA